A portion of the Natronococcus sp. AD-5 genome contains these proteins:
- a CDS encoding C69 family dipeptidase, whose amino-acid sequence MDLTRLTRRSFGALAVAAGLLTGYTGRNDATDEETETDREVDSGATAGRGLESPPSKSTGFYVGSDLTDDGSTLLGGFGHEPSSHWIEIVPRQHHPEDATTTVGVTEEADIPGELIEIPQAEETNKYVASMYSEFAGFPPPLTNGGLNEHGVAARDIWSPSREELVEMAEEAAPQTGPQYSDLAKAAMERASTAREAVEVVGGLMDEYGYSTYGGNSHLFADEDEGWVFINYAHPDGDLWAAERLGADEVRVSYFGYILDFPVDHEDDPDYAASDRLVSFADEQGWWDGEGDTLNLLEVYGAGEFPAEEPVEEYTYPEFYQGARHPLERERELEKMAPVSLEDMLALVRDPRWSTDFAGYGQVAHLRPDAHEELQTLWTAVTSAITTPFVPIPIAAERVPPEFRQHRYMTSNAAANFLDQDWQLQEATRYATREFKRLLYFTCDRPDEFYRDVVGAIEGFERELLAERDAIERKARALLEAGDDRAACELITDNVTQRLLDSLHLGMHLTAEVETETRKRFGIREPEGRDEPGETTPATSQEMAEEAWGDMVNGYDDELHADYPREHGAYTDDSSPDRGKRIRASATDAAADGERRESPLSE is encoded by the coding sequence ATGGATTTGACACGACTCACCCGGCGCAGCTTCGGCGCGCTCGCGGTTGCCGCCGGACTGCTTACCGGGTATACGGGGAGAAACGACGCTACCGACGAGGAAACCGAAACCGATCGCGAGGTGGACAGCGGCGCGACTGCCGGACGAGGACTGGAATCCCCGCCGAGCAAAAGCACCGGCTTCTACGTCGGCAGCGATCTGACCGATGACGGATCCACCCTGCTAGGCGGATTCGGACACGAACCGTCTAGCCACTGGATCGAGATCGTTCCGCGACAACACCATCCCGAAGACGCCACCACCACAGTCGGCGTCACCGAAGAAGCTGACATACCCGGCGAGTTGATCGAGATCCCGCAGGCCGAGGAGACGAACAAGTACGTCGCTTCGATGTACTCGGAGTTTGCCGGCTTTCCACCGCCGCTGACCAACGGCGGACTCAACGAACACGGCGTGGCCGCCCGCGACATCTGGTCGCCCTCGCGAGAGGAACTCGTCGAGATGGCCGAGGAGGCGGCACCGCAGACCGGTCCTCAGTACTCCGATCTCGCGAAAGCGGCGATGGAGCGCGCCTCGACGGCCCGAGAAGCCGTCGAGGTTGTCGGCGGACTGATGGACGAGTACGGGTACTCGACCTACGGGGGCAACTCGCACCTGTTCGCCGACGAGGACGAGGGCTGGGTGTTCATCAACTACGCTCATCCCGACGGCGATCTTTGGGCCGCCGAGCGCCTCGGTGCCGACGAGGTGCGGGTCTCGTACTTCGGCTACATCCTCGACTTCCCGGTCGACCACGAAGACGACCCGGATTACGCGGCCTCCGATCGGCTCGTCAGCTTCGCCGATGAGCAGGGGTGGTGGGACGGCGAGGGCGATACCCTCAACCTGCTCGAGGTGTATGGCGCCGGCGAGTTCCCCGCCGAGGAGCCGGTCGAGGAGTACACCTACCCCGAGTTCTATCAGGGTGCCCGTCACCCGCTCGAGCGAGAGCGGGAACTCGAGAAGATGGCGCCGGTGAGTCTCGAAGACATGCTCGCGCTGGTTCGGGACCCTCGCTGGTCGACCGACTTCGCCGGCTACGGACAGGTCGCCCACCTGCGGCCCGACGCACACGAAGAGTTGCAGACGCTGTGGACCGCCGTGACGAGTGCGATCACCACCCCGTTCGTTCCGATCCCGATCGCCGCCGAGCGGGTACCGCCGGAGTTCCGCCAGCATCGCTACATGACGTCGAACGCCGCGGCTAACTTTCTGGATCAGGACTGGCAGCTTCAGGAAGCCACGCGCTACGCGACCCGGGAGTTCAAGCGACTGCTGTACTTCACGTGCGACCGACCGGACGAGTTTTACCGCGACGTGGTCGGTGCGATCGAGGGATTCGAACGGGAACTGCTCGCCGAGCGCGACGCGATCGAACGAAAGGCCCGGGCGCTCCTCGAGGCTGGCGACGACCGCGCAGCCTGCGAGCTGATCACGGACAACGTCACGCAGCGACTGCTGGACAGTCTGCATCTCGGGATGCACCTCACCGCCGAAGTCGAGACGGAGACCCGCAAACGATTCGGGATCCGCGAGCCCGAGGGCCGTGACGAGCCGGGCGAGACGACTCCGGCCACGAGCCAGGAGATGGCCGAGGAGGCGTGGGGAGACATGGTTAACGGCTACGACGACGAGCTGCACGCCGACTATCCGCGGGAGCACGGCGCGTACACCGACGATTCGTCCCCCGATCGTGGCAAGCGAATCCGCGCTTCCGCTACTGACGCGGCCGCCGACGGCGAGCGGCGCGAGTCGCCCCTCTCCGAATAA
- a CDS encoding peroxidase-related enzyme (This protein belongs to a clade of uncharacterized proteins related to peroxidases such as the alkylhydroperoxidase AhpD.) produces MPDSEPDPELADDAMDRFPVPDFEELPEDLQERIADETERAGFTPNVFSALAYKPSHFRAFFEYHDALVEDTALEREEIEMIVVAVSGVNHCYYCNVAHGALVRIYAEDPLLADQLVANYRTADINDAHRTMLDVAVKLTERPTEVEEADLEALRDAGFGEEAIWDIAAVTAFYSLSNRLAMFADMRPNEEFHTLGRD; encoded by the coding sequence ATGCCCGACTCCGAACCCGACCCCGAACTCGCGGACGACGCGATGGATCGATTCCCGGTTCCCGACTTCGAGGAGCTCCCCGAGGACCTGCAGGAGCGAATCGCGGACGAGACGGAGCGCGCCGGGTTCACCCCGAACGTGTTCTCGGCGCTCGCGTACAAGCCCTCGCACTTCCGGGCCTTCTTCGAGTACCACGACGCGCTCGTCGAGGATACGGCCCTCGAGCGCGAGGAGATCGAGATGATCGTCGTCGCGGTCTCCGGCGTCAACCACTGCTACTACTGCAACGTCGCTCACGGGGCGCTCGTGCGGATCTACGCCGAGGACCCGCTGCTGGCCGATCAGCTGGTCGCCAACTACCGGACGGCGGACATCAACGACGCCCACCGGACGATGCTAGACGTCGCCGTGAAGCTCACCGAGCGGCCGACCGAGGTCGAGGAGGCGGATCTCGAGGCCCTTCGCGACGCCGGCTTCGGCGAGGAAGCGATCTGGGACATCGCGGCCGTGACCGCGTTCTACAGCCTGAGCAATCGGCTGGCGATGTTCGCCGACATGCGGCCGAACGAGGAGTTCCACACGCTGGGTCGCGACTGA
- the proS gene encoding proline--tRNA ligase, whose product MSDESQELGITESKSHKPGEWYAEVVQKANLADYAPMGGFIVTKPRGYALWESLQDTLDGWFKETGVDNVYFPMFIPESFLEREKDIVEGFDPEVAWVTHGGHEELEERLAVRPTSESIIAPFMADWTRSHRDLPLRLNQWCSVVRWEATETKPFFRTKEFMWQEGHTAHATDEGAWEEVWTRLSQYERVFEEHLAIPVLRGKKPEHDKFPGADTTTTVEALMPDGKSVQGATSHHLGQSFAEAFDITFADEDEEEQTAYTTSWGLSWRALGALIMTHSDDQGLVLPPTIAPTQVVIVPIWQADTKEKVLDYSEAIADELEAAGVRVELDDRDERNPGFKFNEHELNGVPLRLEIGPNEADDEEVTLVHRPDNENVVADREGIVDTVDEHLDTIFEKLYETAEENLEENVRDAYSPEDILGTIGKHGGYVKTPWCGDQACEEAIKEKIAAEIVMQPLEEQGGSTAGEVVEPDRDECGVCGEPADEVAYFAKSY is encoded by the coding sequence ATGAGCGACGAGAGTCAGGAACTCGGGATCACCGAGTCGAAATCGCACAAGCCCGGCGAGTGGTACGCCGAGGTCGTCCAGAAGGCGAATCTCGCGGACTACGCGCCGATGGGCGGGTTCATCGTCACGAAGCCTCGCGGGTACGCGCTCTGGGAGTCCCTCCAGGACACGCTCGACGGCTGGTTCAAGGAGACCGGCGTCGACAACGTCTACTTCCCGATGTTCATCCCGGAGAGCTTCCTTGAGCGCGAGAAGGACATCGTCGAGGGGTTCGACCCCGAAGTCGCCTGGGTGACCCACGGCGGCCACGAGGAACTCGAGGAGCGACTCGCCGTCCGTCCGACCAGCGAGTCGATCATCGCGCCGTTCATGGCCGACTGGACGCGCAGCCACCGCGACCTCCCCCTCCGATTGAACCAGTGGTGTTCCGTCGTTCGGTGGGAGGCGACGGAGACCAAGCCGTTCTTCCGGACGAAGGAGTTCATGTGGCAGGAGGGCCACACCGCCCACGCGACCGACGAGGGCGCCTGGGAGGAGGTCTGGACCCGCCTGAGTCAGTACGAGCGCGTCTTCGAGGAACACCTCGCGATTCCGGTCCTCCGCGGGAAGAAGCCCGAACACGACAAGTTCCCCGGCGCCGACACGACGACCACCGTCGAGGCGCTGATGCCCGACGGCAAGTCCGTCCAGGGGGCGACGAGCCACCACCTCGGGCAGAGCTTCGCCGAGGCGTTCGACATCACCTTCGCCGACGAAGACGAGGAGGAGCAGACCGCGTACACGACCTCGTGGGGACTCTCCTGGCGCGCGCTGGGTGCGCTCATCATGACCCACTCGGACGACCAGGGGCTCGTGCTCCCGCCGACGATCGCGCCCACCCAGGTCGTCATCGTCCCCATCTGGCAGGCCGACACCAAGGAGAAGGTCCTCGACTACTCCGAAGCGATCGCCGACGAACTCGAGGCGGCCGGCGTCCGCGTCGAACTCGACGACCGCGACGAGCGCAACCCCGGCTTCAAGTTCAACGAACACGAGCTCAACGGCGTTCCCCTCCGGCTGGAGATCGGCCCGAACGAGGCCGACGACGAGGAGGTCACGCTGGTTCACCGTCCAGACAACGAGAACGTCGTGGCCGACCGCGAGGGCATCGTCGACACCGTCGACGAACACCTCGACACGATCTTCGAGAAGCTGTACGAGACGGCCGAGGAGAACCTCGAGGAGAACGTTCGCGACGCGTACAGTCCGGAGGACATCCTCGGGACGATCGGTAAGCACGGCGGCTACGTGAAGACGCCGTGGTGCGGCGACCAGGCCTGCGAAGAGGCCATTAAGGAAAAGATCGCCGCCGAGATCGTCATGCAGCCGCTCGAAGAGCAGGGAGGGTCGACCGCAGGCGAGGTCGTCGAACCCGACCGCGACGAGTGCGGGGTCTGCGGTGAACCGGCCGACGAAGTCGCGTACTTCGCGAAGTCCTACTAA
- the gltB gene encoding glutamate synthase large subunit, which yields MSQPHVSSTDPSRGLADPADERSNCGVGVVMDLDGDGGHDVVADGLELLVNLEHRGTTGAEKNTGDGAGIMLQTPDAFFADVLETDLPESYAVGSFFLPTDDEAREELAAVVEDVLADYELDALEWRDVPTNNAGLGQTALGSEPDVRQVAVAPADDVSEEAFDRRLYVARRALESEIERRDLDGTDRFYVCSLDSKTIVYKGLLKGEQVAAYYPDLTDERVESTFAMVHERFSTNTLGAWHLAHPYRNIIHNGEFNTIRGNINWMRARETDIESDVLEDLEAVKPIIDDPDQSDTASVDNALELLMQDGRDLEHALRMLVPEAWRGDDAMDRDRKDWYDFHASLVEPWDGPALVAATDGERVGAVLDRNGLRPCRYDVTTDNRLIMASEAGALETDPEEIDERGRLRPGQLFLADPDEGRVIPDDEVFEDLTDDRYGEWVEQEQVHLDDIVTTGDGSPRDPVPALRDRQAAFGYTHDELENLIEPMTQKGKDPVGSMGDDTPLSVLTEFNRPLFSYFRQLFAQVTNPPLDYIREELVTSLESRLGFQRNLLDESPEHARQLVLDSPILTDAELASIRDCSANGITAATIDVTYEPTSEEPGADLEAAIERVREDAVEAIEEGHDVLILSDRNVDADRAAIPSLLATGGVHHHLVRNGLRNHVGLVVESADPRTVHHFATLVGYGAGAVNPYLAYQTIEDITAGSDGADAEIAIDAYVGAVEDGLLKIMAKMGISTVESYQGAQIFEAVGLDSDVVDDYFTGTENRTEGIGLAEIEADVRERHATAFGDDESNLDRHGEFEHRSSGVHHQWNPDTVGALQQSVRANDYERYKEFAAQINEQNENLQTLRGLLEFEADREPIPIDEVEPVADIVERFSTAAMSLGSLSPEAHENNSVAMNRIGGKSNSGEGGEPPERFDTERECNVKQVASGRFGVTSTYLSSADELQIKMAQGSKPGEGGHLPGEKVNEMIAHVRKSTPGVGLISPPPLHDIYSIEDLKQLIFDLKAANEEADINVKLVSEAGIGTIAAGVAKANADVVHISGHSGGTGASPRTSIKSAGLPWELGLAEANQMLRRTGLRDRIRVSADGGMKTGRDVAVAALLGAEEYVFGTASLVTSGCVMARQCHKNTCPVGVATQREDLRKRFPGEPEHVINYMTFIAQELRELMAELGFRTVDEMVGRVDVLEQRDDVDHPKARNVDLSAVLADPDGDVRRKIREQDHELEDHLDRDLIEAAASAIEDQEPVSLAADVTNVDRTVGAMLSNRITDRYGEPGLPEDTITVDLEGTAGQSFGAFLASGVSLHLEGGSNDYVGKGLSGGKITVRTPDTASYDPTENVAIGNVALYGATDGQLYVNGVAGERFAVRNSGAKAVVEGVGDHGCEYMTGGVVAVLGETGKNFAAGMSGGVAYVYDPDESFADRANTGMVTLHDDLEEADVEMLRRLVENHVAYTGSERGEELLANWERALESFVKVMPEAYHRAITERGSDDVRGELPGAPEAEFEAESAGFAASDD from the coding sequence ATGTCACAGCCACACGTGTCATCCACCGATCCTTCGCGGGGACTCGCCGACCCCGCGGACGAACGGTCGAACTGCGGCGTCGGCGTCGTCATGGACCTCGACGGGGATGGAGGCCACGACGTCGTCGCCGACGGACTCGAACTACTCGTCAATCTCGAGCATCGCGGAACGACCGGTGCGGAGAAAAACACCGGCGACGGCGCCGGCATCATGCTCCAGACGCCCGACGCGTTCTTCGCCGACGTTCTCGAAACCGATCTTCCCGAATCCTACGCGGTCGGCTCGTTCTTTCTCCCGACCGACGACGAGGCTCGCGAGGAACTCGCCGCGGTCGTCGAAGACGTCCTCGCCGACTACGAACTCGACGCCCTCGAGTGGCGCGACGTGCCGACGAACAACGCCGGCCTCGGTCAGACGGCGCTCGGCTCGGAACCCGACGTCCGGCAGGTCGCCGTCGCCCCTGCGGACGACGTCTCCGAAGAAGCATTCGATCGGCGACTCTACGTCGCCCGACGCGCGCTCGAGTCCGAAATCGAGCGCCGCGACCTCGACGGCACGGACCGCTTCTACGTCTGTTCGCTCGACTCGAAGACGATCGTCTACAAGGGCCTGCTCAAGGGCGAACAGGTCGCCGCCTACTACCCCGACCTGACCGACGAGCGCGTCGAGTCCACCTTCGCGATGGTTCACGAGCGCTTCTCGACGAACACGCTCGGCGCCTGGCACCTCGCTCACCCCTACCGCAACATCATCCACAACGGCGAGTTCAACACGATCCGGGGCAACATCAACTGGATGCGCGCCCGGGAGACCGACATCGAGAGCGACGTGTTGGAGGATCTCGAGGCCGTCAAACCGATCATCGACGATCCCGACCAATCCGACACCGCGAGCGTCGACAACGCGCTCGAACTCCTGATGCAGGACGGGCGGGATCTCGAGCACGCGCTGCGGATGCTCGTCCCCGAAGCCTGGCGCGGCGACGACGCGATGGATCGGGATCGCAAGGACTGGTACGACTTCCACGCCTCGCTGGTCGAGCCGTGGGACGGCCCCGCGCTCGTCGCCGCGACGGACGGCGAACGCGTCGGTGCCGTCCTCGACCGTAACGGCCTCCGTCCGTGCCGGTACGACGTCACGACGGACAACCGGCTGATCATGGCCAGCGAGGCCGGCGCGCTCGAGACCGATCCCGAGGAGATCGACGAGCGCGGCCGCCTCCGGCCCGGTCAACTGTTCCTCGCCGACCCGGATGAGGGTCGCGTCATCCCCGACGACGAGGTCTTCGAGGACCTCACCGACGACCGCTACGGCGAGTGGGTCGAGCAGGAGCAGGTCCACCTCGACGACATCGTTACCACCGGCGACGGTTCGCCGCGCGACCCCGTTCCGGCGCTGCGCGACCGGCAGGCCGCCTTCGGCTACACCCACGACGAACTCGAGAACCTGATCGAGCCGATGACCCAGAAAGGGAAAGACCCCGTCGGCTCGATGGGCGACGACACGCCGCTGTCGGTCCTGACGGAGTTCAACCGGCCGCTGTTTTCCTACTTCAGGCAGCTGTTCGCGCAGGTCACCAACCCGCCGCTCGACTACATCCGGGAGGAACTCGTCACGAGCCTCGAGAGCCGCCTCGGCTTCCAGCGCAACCTGCTCGACGAGTCCCCCGAGCACGCCCGCCAGCTCGTCCTCGACTCGCCGATCCTCACGGACGCCGAACTCGCGTCGATCCGCGACTGTTCGGCCAACGGGATCACCGCGGCGACGATCGACGTCACCTACGAGCCGACGAGCGAGGAGCCGGGTGCCGACCTCGAGGCCGCGATCGAACGCGTCCGCGAGGACGCCGTCGAGGCGATCGAGGAAGGCCACGACGTCCTGATCCTCTCGGATCGAAACGTCGACGCGGATCGCGCGGCGATTCCGAGCCTGCTCGCGACCGGCGGGGTCCACCACCACCTCGTGCGAAACGGGCTGCGCAACCACGTCGGCCTCGTCGTCGAGTCCGCCGATCCGCGAACCGTCCACCACTTCGCGACGCTCGTCGGCTACGGCGCGGGCGCGGTCAATCCGTACCTGGCGTACCAGACGATCGAAGACATCACCGCCGGGTCAGACGGCGCCGACGCCGAGATCGCCATCGACGCCTACGTCGGCGCGGTCGAGGACGGCCTGCTGAAGATCATGGCCAAGATGGGCATCTCGACGGTCGAGAGCTACCAGGGCGCCCAGATCTTCGAGGCCGTCGGCCTCGACTCCGACGTCGTAGACGACTACTTCACCGGCACCGAGAACCGAACCGAAGGGATCGGCCTCGCGGAGATCGAGGCCGACGTCCGCGAGCGCCACGCGACCGCCTTCGGTGACGACGAGTCGAACCTCGACCGCCACGGCGAGTTCGAACACCGCTCGAGCGGCGTCCACCACCAGTGGAACCCCGACACGGTCGGCGCGCTCCAGCAGTCCGTCCGGGCGAACGACTACGAGCGCTACAAGGAGTTCGCCGCCCAGATCAACGAGCAGAACGAGAACCTGCAGACGCTCCGCGGCCTGCTCGAGTTCGAGGCCGATCGCGAACCGATCCCGATCGACGAGGTCGAGCCGGTCGCCGACATCGTCGAGCGGTTCTCCACGGCCGCGATGAGCCTCGGTTCGCTCTCGCCGGAGGCCCACGAGAACAACTCCGTCGCGATGAACCGCATCGGCGGCAAGAGCAACTCGGGCGAGGGCGGCGAGCCGCCCGAACGGTTCGACACCGAGCGCGAGTGCAACGTCAAGCAGGTGGCGTCGGGCCGCTTCGGCGTCACCTCGACGTACCTCTCTTCGGCCGACGAGCTTCAGATCAAGATGGCTCAGGGCTCGAAGCCCGGCGAGGGCGGCCACCTCCCCGGCGAGAAGGTCAACGAGATGATCGCCCACGTCCGCAAGTCTACCCCCGGCGTAGGACTCATCTCGCCGCCGCCGCTGCACGACATCTACTCGATCGAGGACTTAAAGCAGCTGATCTTCGACCTCAAGGCGGCGAACGAGGAGGCCGACATCAACGTCAAGCTCGTCAGCGAGGCGGGCATCGGCACCATCGCGGCCGGCGTCGCGAAGGCCAACGCCGACGTGGTCCACATCTCGGGCCACTCCGGCGGGACCGGCGCCTCGCCCCGGACCTCGATAAAGAGCGCCGGCCTCCCGTGGGAGCTCGGCCTCGCCGAGGCGAACCAGATGCTCCGTCGGACCGGCCTGCGAGACCGCATCCGCGTCTCCGCCGACGGCGGGATGAAGACCGGCCGCGATGTCGCCGTCGCCGCGCTGCTGGGCGCCGAGGAGTACGTCTTCGGCACCGCCTCGCTCGTCACCTCGGGCTGCGTGATGGCCCGGCAGTGTCACAAGAACACCTGCCCGGTCGGCGTCGCCACCCAGCGCGAGGACTTGCGCAAGCGGTTCCCCGGCGAGCCCGAGCACGTAATTAACTACATGACGTTCATCGCCCAGGAGCTGCGCGAGCTCATGGCCGAACTCGGATTCCGTACCGTCGACGAGATGGTCGGTCGCGTCGACGTCCTTGAGCAACGCGACGACGTCGATCACCCGAAGGCGCGCAACGTCGACCTCTCGGCGGTGCTCGCCGACCCCGACGGCGACGTTCGCCGCAAGATCCGCGAGCAGGACCACGAACTCGAGGATCACCTCGATCGCGACCTCATCGAGGCCGCGGCGAGCGCGATCGAAGACCAGGAGCCGGTCTCGCTCGCGGCCGACGTGACGAACGTCGACCGAACCGTCGGCGCGATGCTCTCGAACCGCATCACGGATCGCTACGGCGAGCCCGGCCTGCCCGAGGACACGATCACGGTCGACCTCGAGGGAACCGCCGGCCAGAGCTTCGGCGCGTTCCTCGCCAGCGGCGTCTCGCTCCACCTCGAGGGCGGTTCCAACGACTACGTCGGCAAGGGGCTCTCGGGCGGCAAGATCACCGTCCGGACGCCCGACACCGCGAGCTACGATCCGACCGAGAACGTCGCGATCGGCAACGTCGCGCTGTACGGCGCGACCGACGGCCAGCTCTACGTCAACGGCGTCGCCGGCGAGCGCTTCGCGGTCCGCAACTCCGGCGCGAAGGCCGTCGTCGAGGGCGTCGGCGACCACGGCTGCGAGTACATGACCGGCGGCGTCGTCGCCGTGCTGGGCGAGACGGGCAAGAACTTCGCGGCCGGCATGTCCGGCGGCGTCGCCTACGTCTACGACCCCGACGAGTCGTTCGCCGACCGCGCCAACACCGGCATGGTCACGCTCCACGACGACCTCGAGGAGGCCGACGTGGAGATGCTGCGCCGACTCGTCGAGAACCACGTCGCCTACACGGGCTCCGAACGGGGCGAAGAGCTGCTCGCAAACTGGGAGCGCGCGCTCGAGTCGTTCGTGAAGGTGATGCCCGAGGCCTACCACCGGGCGATCACCGAACGGGGCTCGGACGACGTCCGCGGCGAACTGCCCGGCGCGCCCGAGGCCGAATTCGAGGCCGAGTCGGCCGGGTTCGCCGCGAGCGACGACTGA
- a CDS encoding quinone oxidoreductase family protein: protein MKAIEVTEYGDGDQLEVVDRNAPEPGAGEVRIEVEAAGINFADIMQRRGVYPGGPDAPYVPGMEAAGTIDATGEGVGLDEGDRVVGMLNGGGYAEYVTANARMLFPIPKGMGFEAAAGFPVQFLTAHSCLFEWGDLEEGETVLIQAAAGGVGTAAVQLASSAGAEVFGTASTEEKLDLAADLGCDHPINYTATDFRDVVDRETDGEGVDLVLESVGDDVFERSLDATAHFGRMVTYGVASGVPASAENRRLLFENKTVKGFHLGQAVAHDPSRIMKAVPELTQELTSGDLEVVVGESFALEDAAEAHRFIEDRKSSGKVLLKP from the coding sequence ATGAAGGCTATCGAAGTAACGGAGTACGGCGACGGCGATCAGCTCGAGGTCGTCGACCGGAACGCGCCAGAGCCGGGCGCCGGCGAAGTGCGAATCGAGGTCGAGGCCGCCGGCATCAACTTCGCGGACATCATGCAGCGTCGGGGCGTCTACCCGGGCGGCCCGGACGCACCGTACGTTCCCGGCATGGAGGCGGCGGGGACGATCGACGCGACCGGCGAGGGCGTCGGGCTCGACGAGGGCGACCGCGTCGTCGGGATGCTCAACGGCGGCGGCTACGCGGAGTACGTCACCGCCAACGCCCGGATGCTGTTTCCGATCCCGAAGGGAATGGGCTTCGAGGCGGCCGCCGGCTTCCCCGTCCAGTTCCTCACCGCCCACAGCTGCCTGTTCGAGTGGGGCGACCTCGAGGAGGGAGAGACCGTACTCATCCAGGCCGCCGCGGGCGGCGTCGGCACGGCCGCCGTCCAGCTGGCCTCGAGCGCCGGCGCGGAGGTGTTCGGTACCGCGAGCACCGAGGAGAAACTCGATCTCGCGGCCGACCTCGGCTGCGACCACCCGATCAACTACACCGCGACGGACTTTCGGGACGTCGTCGATCGGGAAACCGACGGCGAGGGCGTCGACCTCGTCTTAGAGAGCGTCGGCGACGACGTCTTCGAGCGCAGCCTCGACGCGACGGCCCACTTCGGACGGATGGTCACCTACGGCGTCGCGAGCGGCGTCCCCGCGAGCGCCGAGAACAGGCGGCTGCTCTTCGAGAACAAGACCGTGAAGGGGTTCCACCTCGGGCAGGCCGTCGCCCACGATCCGAGCAGGATCATGAAGGCAGTCCCCGAGCTCACGCAGGAACTGACGAGCGGCGACCTCGAGGTCGTCGTCGGCGAATCGTTCGCGCTCGAGGACGCGGCCGAGGCCCACCGGTTCATCGAGGATCGAAAGAGCTCCGGCAAGGTGTTGTTGAAGCCGTAG